A region from the Lutra lutra chromosome 1, mLutLut1.2, whole genome shotgun sequence genome encodes:
- the ABCC5 gene encoding ATP-binding cassette sub-family C member 5 isoform X5 produces the protein MKDIDIGKEYIIPSPGYRSVRERTSTSGQHREREDSKYKRTRPLECQDALETAARAEGLSLDASMHSQLRILDEEHPKGKYHHSLSALKPIRTTSKHQHPVDNAGLFSCMTFSWLSPLARMAHRKGELSMEDVWSLSKYESSDVNCRRLERLWQEELNEVGPDAASLRRVVWIFCRTRLILSIVCLMITQLAGFSGPNFQDGCILRSE, from the exons ATGAAGGATATCGACATAGGAAAAGAGTATATCATCCCCAGTCCTGGTTATAGAAGTGTGAGGGAGAGAACCAGCACTTCTGGGCAGCACAGAGAGCGCGAGGACTCCAAATACAAGAGAACTCGGCCG TTGGAATGCCAAGATGCCTTGGAAACAGCAGCCCGAGCTGAGGGCCTTTCCCTGGATGCCTCCATGCATTCTCAGCTCAGAATCCTGGATGAGGAACATCCCAAGGGAAAGTACCATCATAGCTTAAGTGCTCTGAAGCCCATCCGGACCACTTCCAA ACACCAGCACCCAGTGGACAATGCTGGGCTCTTCTCCTGCATGACTTTTTCTTGGCTTTCTCCTCTGGCACGCATGGCCCACAGGAAGGGGGAGCTCTCAATGGAAGACGTGTGGTCTTTGTCCAAGTACGAGTCTTCTGATGTGAACTGCAGAAG ACTAGAGAGACTGTGGCAAGAAGAGCTGAATGAAGTTGGGCCAGACGCTGCTTCCCTCCGAAGGGTTGTGTGGATCTTCTGCCGCACCAGGCTCATCCTCTCCATCGTGTGCCTGATGATCACGCAGCTGGCTGGCTTCAGTGGACCA AATTTTCAGGATGGCTGTATTCTGCGGTCAGAATGA